A window from Chaetodon trifascialis isolate fChaTrf1 chromosome 5, fChaTrf1.hap1, whole genome shotgun sequence encodes these proteins:
- the cfap96 gene encoding cilia-and flagella-associated protein 96: MMPSGEGKSDMERLGVFKEMSYISVGDKYTPLTNRPFNESAYRSRQMQAGIAKQRCALQSGFFDKTFNRIFEREALSDPLRLARLNRIQQAKKNLGKAFLPCNGVKTPCGSGSYFGTLSGPVEAMSPLSVARKAHRSPGRNIVTSPPKKGTGYSFPNVTLSKIELYASDPYDRAKEVLKKEATIHRSKLKHGPFKINLHPRDYFQGNPYRSDRPIPPAQKPLPPGQKVAPVPFKPPSPSKKIGGMKAGTFDPYPTHSADPYVIRRSKPTNQQPIFRPVPGPKSTPVKSIIALNVNRSVHSANYTSAIPTMMTL; this comes from the exons ATGATGCCATCAGGTGAGGGGAAGAGTGACATGGAGCGCCTGGGTGTCTTTAAAGAGATGAGCTACATCTCTGTAGGTGACAAGTACACTCCACTCACAAACC GTCCGTTCAATGAGTCAGCCTATCGTAGCCGGCAGATGCAGGCAGGTATCGCTAAACAACGATGTGCTCTGCAGAGCGGCTTTTTCGACAAGACCTTCAACAGGATTTTTGAACGCGAGGCACTGAGTGACCCGCTGAGACTGGCCCGACTGAACCGCATCCAGCAGGCCAAGAAAAACCTGGGCAAGGCCTTCCTGCCCTGTAATGGAGTCAAGACGCC ctgtggctcaggtagTTACTTTGGCACACTGTCAGGACCAGTTGAAGCCATGAGTCCACTGTCAGTCGCCCGGAAGGCCCATCGTTCACCTGGACGCAACATTGTAACCTCACCTCCCAAGAAAGGCACTGGTTACAG CTTTCCCAATGTGACACTGTCCAAAATTGAGCTGTATGCCTCAGACCCCTATGACAGAGCCAAAGAAGTACTGAAG AAGGAGGCAACAATCCATCGCTCCAAGTTAAAACATGGCCCCTTCAAGATCAACCTTCACCCCCGAGATTATTTCCAAGGCAATCCATACCGCAGTGACAGACCAATCCCACCAGCACAAAAGCCCCTCCCACCAGGACAGAAGGTCGCTCCGGTCCCCTTCAAGCCCCCGTCCCCAAGCAAAAAG ATTGGAGGAATGAAAGCAGGGACGTTTGACCCTTATCCCACACATTCTGCTGATCCATACGTCATTCGCCGTTCCAAACCAACCAATCAGCAGCCAATTTTCCGTCCTGTTCCTGGTCCTAAGAGTACACCTGTCAAGAGTATCATCGCCCTCAACGTGAACAG GAGTGTGCACTCTGCAAACTACACCTCAGCCATTCCAACCATGATGACCCTCTGA